CTGGTAATAGTCTTGCCGCTGCGAGGACCGTGCCTTGATTTAGGCCTGAAGATATGTGTGCTAACTTTTCAATCACCAAGCCTCGCCAAAACCCATCCTCGTTCATAGATATGGAATTGCAGGCATCCATCAGTGTATCCAGGCTGTCAACCCGCTCATGTTTAACGAGAGGTTCCACCAAGGAAACGAAAGCCTTCGCCCTGTACATATCTTCCTCAATCTTAGAAGCTATTGATAGTGCTTCATCTAATAACGAAGCAGGAAGATGCTCAGAGAGTATCGACAAATTTTCGGCTTGTTTCTCATCTGAAAGCAACTGGATTGCAGCTAGAGCCTCCTCACATACCGTCTTAAGAAACGGTACCACTTTGCTTAAGATCTCAGCACGATATTCTAAATATTCAGAGGACTCGATTGTTTGCGTAGCAGCTAAGGATTCATGAACTACTTGCGACCATTCTCCATTCGAAATTAACGGGAGTAGCTTAGGCAACGCTCTTCCTCGTGCGTATGGGTCTTTTATTTTTCGCAATCTTGCAAGGATGGTTTTCACGACTTCCTTCCGTTTCAAGGCAGGCAGTGCAGGCGAGAAACTAGCGAAGCCATCCAATAATATGCCCTGAGTCTCTGTTACGGATTGAGCGTAATCGGAGTTGTCATTAGGTTTTATATTTTCTATTAAGCTTTCAGGATAAATTTTATCGGATAACGAAAGTGCAATTTGTTCTTTTTCCTCTTTTGATAAATAGGACGTAAAATACGTCAATGTATAAATTCTATTTACTTCAGTTTCAATGGAGTTCGCCACTCTCAGAACTGGCTCGATGAGAGCTTTCGGCAAACGTTGAGGAAGATAAGAAAGAATTGTCGCTCGTTCCTCATCATCTGCTGTGGACATTGCAATGTTAATAATTTCTTGCAACTTAATAAGACGCACCTTGCCAACCTGGTGAGCTGCGAATTGTGATAGAACCCATGCCCTATCCTTTTGATCAGAAACAGCTTTTAGGGTTTCTTCGGCCTCTCTGATGCTTTCCCTTCCTAACGGCCCAGACACGCGCTTGCTGAGCCCTAAAAGGGCGTCCACTCTAGAAGGTACATATCTCGGTATCGAGGCAGATTTAATAAAATACTCCTCGAGGAGATCTGTTGATATGTTCTGAGCGAGTTTCCCGAGCAACCATCCAAGGTAATGCTGGTTAGAAATTGACCATACCCAAGGTGCCACAAGCGTAGCTGCATCACTTGATAAACACGGGACGAGCGTTCCAAGAGTGTGGAGTACGGCCAATCCAGCTTTTTCAGCATTAGGGTAGCTCTCAACTAAGAGTTGAAGTGTTTTGATCTGTTGATCTTCAGATTGACGTTGCGCTAAACCCAAAAGTGCAACAAATCTGGCATCGTCGTCGCTTAACTTGCGTGCGATTTTCTCTGACGAGGTCAACTCGTTATCAGGTAAATGTTTTGTGAGGAAACCCAGCAGGAACGCTTTTCCTAATTGCACATTGCTGGACATGCTCTCTCGCGCTGCTTCAAGTACATTCTGCAACCCTTGCTCTCGTTCTTCCTCTGGTAGATAGGGAATAAAATCTGGAAGAAGCTTGGCATCCTCCTTGTTTTTTGCAAAATTTTTTGCCAAGATAAATGCTTCTTTCACTAGCCTTTCAGGAAGGTATCGTGATAGCTCCCGTAGAGTCTCTATGCGCTCATACTTCACAGATTTGGCCACGTTGAAAGATTCATCAGCCAACGACTCAGTAGTAATTGACGCTAACTTCCGCAATATCACGGCGCTAAACAGAGGACTCTCATGCGCTTCACGTAAAAGCTCACGATAAATTGATTCCACCTCCTCGGGAGGCAACTGTCTAGCCAGCGTCACGATAAGATCGGTTCGTTCCCGTAAACTCAACGATGAGTTCATTGCCCAATGCACAGTTTCTCTCACTAAATGTAGACCTAATAATGGAGTCAATTCCTGGATAACTTCTAGTTGGTCCTTAAAATCTGAAATTGTAGAAATTGTTTCTGCTGCACGGTCTAAAGCCGTGACCCGCAAAGTTTCTGAAAAGTGTTCTTGCCCAGCAAAATCTCCAAGTGCCATAGCTCTATATCTAGCGTCGTTTATAGCGGCTGCCACCTGAAGATGGCGATTCTGTAACGAATCGGGCAGATGAGGCCCAAGTTGATTCAGGAGATCTCTGGCTAGTGCTGGCAGTGAGTCTAGAGCGTTTATGAGTCGCAGTACTTCTTCGAATGCATGAATCCGCACACTCCATTCCTCAATTTGGGGCGTCAGGCCTACTAGGGCCCTCGCTTTATTGTCTGTGTCTCTGAACGAATACGCCATAGTAATCGCTTCGTTAAGGTATGGTTCTGTCAAATACGTACCGCTTGCTAAAAGGTGTTCCGACCTGTCACGCTCCTTAAAAGCGCGCCCTATATAATCAAGCCCCTCTCTGAATCTGCCGTTTCGCATCAACGCAACGAGAAGTTCAATTGGAAGATTGGCGATGTTTCGCTTGATTGAGGTTTCCATCAAGGCATATCGGAAAAGACGTCCGACAGCTTTTGAGGATTCGGGAGGTAAAGAGAGTGATGCAGCAATTTGGGCTGCGCGCGACACATCCGCCAGATAACCAGGAAGATTTGCCGACCCCACTTGCATTTGGAACCATCCATTGTGACCCTGATCAGTCTCCTCACAGAGCAGCTTATGAATTTCCTCGCTTTGCTCAGCTTGTATCATGTGCCACGTAATATTCCCCTCAATGTAGCCATCATTTTCTAGCGTACACCACAGACCATTCTGTATTTTCGCACGGTAGTGGAAAAGTATCTGCCTATGTGCCTCAACTTTTGACAGACTTGAGCCCCCGCATTTATAGACACTTTCTGTCGTGAGCAACTGAAAAGCGATATCGTGCCACAAGTCATGCAATCGATACGCTGCTTGATTCCTTGATTTAAACACCAGGGATTTATCACATAGAAATGTTAGGTTCTTAGCTGCCTGTAAGGCGCTTGTATCCCATAATGATGCCGCACTCTTTACCGTAAAGTCCGCATCTTCACGCAAGACTCCCAGCCAGGCAAAGTGCATCCGCTGCTTATCGTTCAACCGACGCAGGCTAAGGCTAAATGATGCACTGAGACTAAACCGCTTCCGGTCCGTTACTCGTTTCAGTCCCTCAGCCACTGGATCGTCTAATTTTTCCAACCTAGTACTTTCATCACGAATTTCTTTCTCGAGTTGACCCCACGAAAGGTCACTACTGATTTGAGCTGCTGCTAGTTCTAAGGCTTGAGGAAGATAGCCCACAGCATCTGCGACCTCTTTAGCCTGCTGCCTTTCTTCAGTCTCAAGTGAATGCCCTACTCGACGGGAAAGCAAGTCAAGCGCCTCTTCCTCGGTCATCACACCTGGATCGTGCCATGTACAGGTATAGCCAGACTTCTCTAGAACCTTACCCACGCTTGCTTCACGGGTTGTTATTATCGCGTGGGAAGTGTCTCCACCAATTAGGAAAGGCCGTGCATCAGCCGGGTCCCAAACATCATCAATGATCGTCAAAACCCGTTTGTCTTTTGCCAGTACTTTCAGACATGCAGATGCTGCCTCAACGGTTGATGGTTCGCCAGTATCGTTTTCATCTTTAAGAACCATCCACCACTTGAGGAGAAGTGGTAGTAGCTTGGGTTCATGATCAGAGTGTTCCTCTTGTCCCACTGTGACCCAGAGTATTCCATCAGGAAAACCCTCATCTTGTACTTCGCCGTCGTGAGCGAGCGCCTGTGCCACAGTCGTTTTGCCACTTCCGGGCATGCCGTGAATGATGCTGATTTCTGGAGATTTCTCCTGATCTGGTCGTTTTATCAGCAATGTATGTTTCAGTTCTGCGAGAATTCGCGGGCGGATCACATAGTATGCGGGCGGGTGTTCTGCTTGATTAACTCCAGCACTATGTACATTAGTGGCATCCTCGAACATCGCTTTATGTAAGCCCATATCCACAATTGAATAGCGTGGTATTCCCCATCGGAACTGAAGTGACGCAATATCAAGCGCGCAATCAAAGTCTTTCGTGACGTTGAGAAGTGTTTCGGCTTTCGATTCAGCATCTTTGAACTTTAGCGGAACACAATAGGTGCTGCTGTGAGAAAACCCCGTGCACTCTATAGCCATGTACTGCCGATCATTAACTAATTGAGACAGCAATATTGGATCCCGAGTCAAACCTTTGTCGAATTTGTAGATCTCATGCCGCCCGAAGCTCTCCCACTCCCTCAAGCTGCGCACAAGTGATACCATGACGAATGCATGGTTACTTGTTAATACAAGTAGTGGCAAAAGGTTAAAATCCAGACATAACCCACAATACAAGACCGAGAGATCTAGGCAAGTACCCTTTTTTTTTGTCACAAGGATTTCTCGCGGTGTGCGAATAGGTTGAACATGGTCATTAGGATGATAGGATTCTTTATCGTAGCTTATGTTTAGTGCTTTGAGCGCGTCGTACAACTGGGACACCAGTTGCCTCTTTCCATCTGGTTGCTGTACCGTGTCGATTGGACGATCGATAAGATGGACCACGTCAGCAGCATCTGGCGTAACATATCGTGCAAGATTTGTTGGCGTGCTCTTAGACCAGTCTTCCGCCCACGGCATACAGACTCTCCAAGTTCATCAAGTTATTTATCGCCACAGGAAAATTGCCTACCCCCTCTTTCATATCGCTCTCATTTCACTGGAAAGCTAGTCAGCAGTATTAGACTATGTCATTTCCTGCTCTATGACTCAGTCGATTGTGTTTGCACCGACTTCGAATATATCTTGGACCGGCGGGGGATCGAGGGGACCTAGTGTCTTCCCTCTAAGATTGAGATGGTATGTGCCAGGTGATAAGTCTTCAAGAGTGCCTCTCCAAGTGGATATCCCGCCTTCTGATTTTGTTTGCTTTAACTGGAGACGTACATCTTTTAAATCGGTGGTCATAGATTTCACATCAACGATAATTGGACTTTGGTAGTATTCGGCATTTACCAGCTTGGCGATAATCTCAACGGGTTCTCCTTGGCTATACCAGTCATCAACTTCGAGCCCAAGAGCTGGATGCTCCTGGGCCTTAGGGGCAGGTTCTGGCTCACGAACTGCAGCAAGACTAGTTACTTGCATCTGTTTGATTCGCTCATACAGTTGTTCAAGTACTTGAGTGTTTCCCTGAAGCGCTCCGTGTTGCTCCGCAAAAAAAGTTTCACTGTACTCATCCGATAACTCTAATGGAGTAGCGGAAGCACGCGGCACAGTCCCGTCACCATCCCAAAGAAAATCAGACACTATGTCCGGGGTTGCGTGGCTCACAGTAAGTTTGCCATTTGTTAGTTCAGCAGATTGGTAGGTCGGTTGTCGAGATCCCACTATTGGTATGATCTTGTATCCTTGTTCATGATATGCCGCATTTTTACGATTGGCTTCAACCGCAGTCTCAATTTCTCGATGAAAAGCATCCCCCTTTATAGCACACTCCTTATTCACACCAGGTATACTTTCTGCGTCTTTAACTCGCTTGTAGTTGCTACCGTCTTTCAGTACTTCGTAAATTGGCAATAACTGGTAGAGTGAATTAAAGGAACGTATTACTGTAGTTAAATCTAAAAAGAGGTTTTTATAAGGATGAGACAAAGACTTAAGTGCCTTTATTGATCCACGATAGGGAGTGCCGAACGTAATTAAGGCCTTGCAATTGCGCCAGTTCTCTCCTTCCAGATTCTCCAAGTAGTAGCGAGCAATCAATCCACCCATGCTATGAGCGATAAGCAATACCTTCGCATCCTTTGCACCGCTTTTTTCACGCCATTCAGGCAGTTTCTTATCAATGAGTGTTTTCAGTTGACGAGCTGCTGCACGATTATCACGTCGCCAATCGTATGGGAACTCGAAGTAGTTAGCCTCTTTCTTGCCATCTAACGTCCCTGGAGTGACTTCAAAGCTCTCTCGAAACAGTTGCCTTAAGTGTGTGTACCCATCAACAACTTTGATTAAGCCTGGAACCAGATGGAAATTCTCCATAACACGCGTTGCCTTGATGCCGTCGCCGAGGTCATCCACTTCCCAATCATCCTGTTGTAAGGCTAGCCCATGTAATGACGAACCCCAAGATGTGACCGCATCCCAAATCGATTGCCCAGAAATTTCCCATAAATCCCGATCATCTTTCTCAAGTACACTACCCATGATCCCCGGTAAGATGACTACCAGATCTCTAATTTTTACTTTAGACATGAATCCACCTCCCTCTTACCAATCCGGTATATGTTCCGTTCCATAAATAAGGTTCTAGCTTTTTCCAATATACTTATTGCTACTCATTAACAGCACTCACTATGTACTTAAAAGTCACCAATATCGTGCATTTAGTGAGTTAAATGTCAAGGAGTTTCTCCAATATTTATTTCCACATTCAAATGCACTCTGGATTAGCAGGGATCTAAATAAATTCCTCCGAGCGCTCATTCTGAGCTCAATTCTTTCCAGCTCTCATCATTTGAAAATCGAACCAAGGAGGCACTACCTCGGTACATTCTCTGGAACATGTTCTGTGCTCGTTTTACAGTGTACTCACAAAATTCTGGAGTAAAAGACGCAAATTTGGCGAAGGTTTCCCCTAAGGGAAGACTTCCCCCATTTCTAGTCAATTAGCTTCAAGGCTTCTTTTTAATTTTTTGAATGGTATGGCATAGCTTCGGAATAGCAACTCACATCAAACTTTTCTTATGGGGCCAAACGCATGGGAACCAAGTGGGTTTGAAGCTAACTCCAGCGATTCCATCCATCTCTAGACAATATCCTCCTGATAAATTTTCTATCGATACTGCTCCTAGCCCTTCTGGGTTATTCGCATCTCAAGGCTTGCACGATTAAATACTGTGTAAGGACTCACCGAGAATACTTATTGAAGGGGAACATCCTGTCCCGATATCCCTAGTAGGTGGGATATAAGATTTATGGCAAAGAAACTCACAGAGGCACTGGTTCGGGCCCTGCCCTTCGGGGGAAAGGCCGTTCGGGACAGCGAGGTCAAGGGGCTCATGGTGCTCTGCCACAAGCGGTCAAAGAGCTACGCCATTCAGGGCGACATATGGCGGAACAAGCGGAAAGTCAAGTGCGTGAGGATCACCCTTGGCCGGACCGACCGGATGTCGTTGCGGGAAGCCAGGAGTTCGGCACGTCAACTGATGGCGGCGATCTCCAGAGGCGAAGATCCGACGGCTCCGCTCCGGTCCACCGCATTGACCCTGGCCGATGCCTGGGAACTCTATAAAAAGAACGGAACACTCTCGCCTAAGACGAGGAAGGAATACAGTGGACATCTCGCCCGTGAGTTCAAGGGGTGGTTGACCGTTCCTTTGGATGAGTTGGGCAACGACCGCCGCGCGGTCAGAGAGAAGCACGAAGCGCTCACAGAGAAACGCGGACCCTATGCGGCCAATGCGGCGTTCCGCACGTTCAGAGCCTTGTACAACCGGGCGTTGAAGGAAGATCCCACCTTGCCCCCCAACCCCGCCGTGGCGGTGTCGTTCAACAAGGAGTCCCGACGGGATTGGTCGATGAGCCGGGAAGAGTTACCAACATGGTTTGAAAAAATTGACCGCCTGCAACCGATCTTTCGTGACCTACATATGTTCCTGTTGTTCACGGGGCTCAGACGGTCCGAGGCCTGTAGCGCCCGGTGGGAACAGTTCGACGAGAAGAAGGCCACGGTGCATATCCCTAACCCCAAGGGTGGTGTGGTGCGAGCTTTCACCCTGCCGCTCAGTCGTTTTCTGGTGCAACTGCTCAAGAAGCGACGGAGACAGAATGAGGTCTTGTTTTCAGCCAGCCCTTGGGTGTCTCCTTCGACTTCAGTCTCCGGCCATGTCGAAGAACCGAAGAAGCACGGACTGCCGTCGCCCCATGCGTACCGCCACAGCTATCGCACCTTGGCACTGGAGGCTGGCATCCCCTATACCGAAACGTGTTTGCTATTGAACCACAAACTCCGGGACGTGTCCTATGGCTACATTACGCGAGATGCCCTCATGCAGCACCTCAAACTCCAGCAGGAAAAGATGACGAATTACCTGCTGGACGCCCTCGATCCTGCCCCTGATCTTATGCGTTGATATAGGTTGTTATATATTGTTTGCTGTTCATGATTCTCTTTTGACAAAGTGACTTATACTTCGGTACATCTTAAGGAAGAGAACCGGGTGCGATGATTGTACCGGCTCGCTTGTGTTTCTCAACAAGGAGGTGCTACCAGCAAACATTGATTTCATCTTTGTTGTCTCTGACCTCAGACGAGGTTGGTATTACTCACATTTAAAAATAGGAGGGCTTTCAATGAAAAGCTCACGAAACTTCCTTCCGCGTTCCTGCAGGGCGGTCGCTACCTCTCCCTCCTGATCAATCTTCCTCCCCACAGGATCCTCCAATCCGCTCACAACGTGGGGATCTTCAAACGAAAAATCCAAAAAATTCCTCCGTTGAAGATACCGATGCCGTTGATTCATTGGCTAGAGGTAACCCCGAAAACTCCAATCGTTTTCTGACTGCGAAAGAAGCCGCTGACTTTCTGGGCTTCGCCGAGATTACTCTGGCCATGTGGCGACATTATCGGAAGGGACCTCCCTATGTTCGAGTAAAACGACACATTCGATACAGTCTCAGGGATCTGGAGAACTACATGGCCGGCCGGTCCGCAGAGGGGGATGGGCCAGTGAAAGTTTTTCCTGATGCCAGTGCTACGGATTCTTCCAAAAAGAAAAGGATCTGAATGCCGAACAAATCACTGAACCAACGGCGTTCACGTTTAGAAAAGTTGATCAATCCACAATCCGAAATTCATCCCCTCATACCAGACTGTCAAGATAGGGTTTGAGGGAAGGAGGCAAACTATGATGACCGTCAAGAAAAACACGAAACTCGACATTGCACTGACCCTCGCCGCCATGGGGTTCAAGATCTTCCCTATTCGTGAAGGTACGAAGAACAAGCCGCGCGTCCGCTGGGCGAGGGGCGGATCCAAGGAACGAGCGACCGACGATCCAGCAATAATCAGGGAATGGTGGACGAAGTGGCCGCAGGCCAACATCGGCATTGCCACCGGTCCGTCGAACCTAGTGGTGCTGGATATTGACATGAAAGATGAACGGAATGGGGAAGAGGCCTTCGCTCTGCTTGAATTGCTCTACGAATCCCTGCCTGAGACGCGGCAGGTCAGAACGGCATCCGGTGGGCGCCACCTGTTCTTTTATCGATCTGTTCCGATCAAGAATCAGGTCAACTTCAACAGCCGCATGATTGGTGAGGGTATCGACCTCCGTGGTGACGGCGGCATGGTCGTGGCGCCAGGATCTGAGACGGAGAAGGGAATCTATACGTGGATCAATCCAGAGCATCCCATAGCCCAAGCCCCCGAGTGGCTTGTTGAGTTATGCACTTCGAATGAGGGAGGAGGACAAGGAGTTGACCTTCGGCTCAACAGGACGAGTGACGCTCAGCCTTTGGACCCAATCGTTCCCCTCGACGAGGAGCTGGCAATTGCGAGGACCATAGATTTTCTCAAATCGCATCCACCGGCTATACAGGGTGAGGGCGGAGATTTGCACACTTATAGGACCATATGCCAAGTCAAAGATTTCGGTATCTCCGAGTCGAAATGTCTTGAATTGCTGGTAAAGTACTGGAACGACGGCTGCGAGCCACCTTGGGAAGTTCGAGATCTAAAGAAGAAGGTGAGCAGTGCCTACAGGTACGGCACGGAGCCCCCTGGCGTTCTCTCTCCGATGGCGGACTTCGACAAAGTTGAGGATGGGGATGAGCAATCCGAAAAACATCCTTCTATACCACCTCGGTTCCTGACGACCTTGTTACTGAAGCATTTACCTTCCCTATCGTGGTTGATCGGGGGCTTGATCCCTGAGTCCAGCTTCGGCATGCTGGTCGGCGAGCCTGGCACGTTCAAATCATTCTTTGCCCTTCACGCTGCGCTTTGTGTGGCCAATGGGAGAGCGTGCTTCGGTCGCCCCGTCCGACAGGGCGACACCTTTTATCTTGCCGGCGAGAGTGCCTTCGGTTACCGCCTGCGAACGATGGCGTGGGAACAACACATCGGGTATTCCGTTTCCCAACCTCCCTTTTACCTGCAGGTCGGGGGATCACACTTGAATCAGGGTGGGGAAGTCAGAAAACTGGCTGAAGACATCCTGACCCTATCACGGAATCCGAAACTCATCATTATCGACACCGTGCAGGTTTACTTGTCCGGTAATGAAAATAGCCCGGACGATATGGGATCATTTGTGAAAGCCTGTCTCTCACTTCGCGACTTGACCGGTGCTGCCGTGCTCGTCATCCATCACCTTGGCAAGGATGTCAGCAAGGGGGCTCGGGGGCACACCTCGCTCATCGGTGCGGCGGACTTTATCTTCAAGACCGTGAAGAAAGAATCATCGATCGAAGTTGTCTGCCAAAAGATGAAAGAAGCTGATGACCGCACTCGAATGTTCTTGGAACCACACGTTGTCACTGTTGACCCAGGAGGGGAGTTCCCAGACTCGTTGATCCTCAGAGAGGTTCAACGGCCGATGGACGACGAGACGACTAGCATCCTCCGGCAGGCCAAGGAGTATGACGGCCGGGGTCAGGGCGTGTTCGTCAAGTCGGTTGAGGAGGACCTGAACATTCGAGATGCGTATCGCAAGGTCAAAAAGATGATCCCCGAAGGCAAGCACAATGCTATCGATTTCGAAGACGGGTCGCTATGGATCGAACCTGATCCAGACAACCCACAGGGGGTTAAGACTATTCGCTATGAAAGGGATTTTGCAGAGACGGATGCAGACATCTCCGACCTGTTGGCGTGAACACCTACTTCTCAGGCGCTGATCTCAGTTCTAATGCGGAAATGCTAGAAATAGCAGATCGGGCGGATTCCATCTGTCAGATTTCGTCTGAAATCCTAACCGATTCAAGGGCTTACGCCTCTTCAGATCGAATATGGTTTCATGGGGCCAAAGTGGATTTCGGATTTCAGCCTATATATGCAGCGAAATCCGAAATCCACCTCGCCGGAAAGTGATTCAGATATCTGAAAACTGAGAGCGATAGAAGTTGAAACGTCTCTGGTCTGGTCGGACCTTCCTCTATTCTACCCGGATCGGCCACATCGGACTTTAGGCATCCCGCCCTGTCCCAGGCATCTGTTCTATCGCCTGGAATCCACTGGGGCCGATCTGGCTGAGATTCGGAGCTATCATTTTAGACAGTTGCCTGCAACCTACGTAATGAGGCCACCTCTGGGCAGTTCTTTTAGACGAAAGTAATAAACGCGTTACCAAAAGTAAGCGCACTCCCATGTACGGTTGGCAAACGCGGATGGGTCTCGCGCGTGCGGGGACTTCAGGCCCTCAGCGTTTTAAAACGTGTGCAATTTGAATCAGGTTCTTCAGGAGCCTTCTTTCTGCTAATGCTCGACGACATTTTCTCATAAGGACATGAGGGATGGGGTGGCTCCCCCACGACCAACAATCGTCCCCTGTCCAACGGTGAAAACAGATTTAACGGATGCAGATGAATAGTGGAATCTGAAATCTACTTTTTCCCGTTAGAGTATTGACGGGATAAGCCAGATCGGGAATTTCTTAGATAGATTAGGGCGCCATACTTTTCGAATTTTTTCTTGCTAATCTGGGCTCTTGTCCTAACTTTCTCTCGGCTCTGTCTTATGTTTCTAGGCGTTGCCAGCTCCTTAAAATCTTTGGCGGGTAGTTTCCATACAAAACAGATGTGATCTTTTGGGAAAAAGGCTCCATACACAAAGTCCAATTCTTGGAGCATATGAAAAGATACTTCGACTTTGCGATTTTTTCTTCTCGCACATTTGATGGCAACGCGTCGTTTACGGTGGATGCATGCGTTGCTGACTCCCTGCGGTTTCGTGGCACCGATTTTTATCGCGATTTTACGCGCCGTATTAAGTCCCCAGGCTCTAGCGACTTGCCCACTTTTCTTGCCTTGTGACATTGATATTCCTTTCCTTTGAGTTACCTGACTTACCGATTTTCTCTAAGCGTTACTATGTGAATCGGCATGTACATCGACACCCTTGATACACCGAGGTCTTCTTCAAAGGTGATTATTGACGGCTAGGGGAGGATACTCAAAGGTAAGATGTTTTTAGAAGGTAGGGGGCTCAACTAGAAAAGTCATAATTTATTTGGAAATCAGATCCACTGATCGGGAATCAGGGGGTCGCACCTAGAGAAAGCTAATGTTTTTTGGGCATTTTATCAAATGCCAGGTTCTAGAAACCTGTTTTGAAGCCTGCTAATGAGTAGGGAGTAGGGCGGCTCAATGTCAGAGTTTCGTCCTTACTGTGGAAATGAAAGAAGGAGAACATTAGTATCTTTGAAGAAATTCTACTTACGGGAGGAAATCTTTTTTCATATACTTCGTCTATATTTCTACGAGGGCAAGCATAGGTTTCGAGTATTAATTTCGAAGTGCAATCACTATGTATGCTTCTACGTCAAGTGAATATGTAGTAAGTGCAATTGAGCATACAGGTTCTTCAAGTGATACCCAGCATTAACTTTTGGACAAGAGAATTTGATTTCTCACCACCCAATTTACACCAGGTACGACTTTGCTTGACAGCTAGCCCACTCACTATGTCGGCACATTTGTCTTTCTATGTTTGATTCTTTCCGAAAAGGTACGAAGATGTCCATAAAAGTGTTCCAATACACAATACAAAAAGTAACCATACCGGTATTTGCGGCATCGCATGCAGAGCGTTGACTAATCCGAGAATAATCAATGGCATAGATAGTATTCCCAAAATTGCATGAATAATTGCTCGTAATACGGTCCAAGGAGAAGTTTCTACTTGCATGAGGAGTGGAACAATTCTTTCTTCTGCCTCATCCACAATATCCTCATTCAGCTGCGCTCCTACATCGGCTTCATTAGGAAAAAGTAGAGAGGTGAAATTCACAAAAGAAAGACAGAAAATTATTAGAGCAGAAAAAAATTAAAACTCCCAATTTCATGGTAAGCCGAATCATTTGATTGTACAGGTACTAATGATGAGGTAACAAATTGTTTTGTTCGGCGTCCATAAAATATGAGTGGAAGTATCGTGG
The genomic region above belongs to Nitrospirales bacterium and contains:
- a CDS encoding bifunctional DNA primase/polymerase, with product MMTVKKNTKLDIALTLAAMGFKIFPIREGTKNKPRVRWARGGSKERATDDPAIIREWWTKWPQANIGIATGPSNLVVLDIDMKDERNGEEAFALLELLYESLPETRQVRTASGGRHLFFYRSVPIKNQVNFNSRMIGEGIDLRGDGGMVVAPGSETEKGIYTWINPEHPIAQAPEWLVELCTSNEGGGQGVDLRLNRTSDAQPLDPIVPLDEELAIARTIDFLKSHPPAIQGEGGDLHTYRTICQVKDFGISESKCLELLVKYWNDGCEPPWEVRDLKKKVSSAYRYGTEPPGVLSPMADFDKVEDGDEQSEKHPSIPPRFLTTLLLKHLPSLSWLIGGLIPESSFGMLVGEPGTFKSFFALHAALCVANGRACFGRPVRQGDTFYLAGESAFGYRLRTMAWEQHIGYSVSQPPFYLQVGGSHLNQGGEVRKLAEDILTLSRNPKLIIIDTVQVYLSGNENSPDDMGSFVKACLSLRDLTGAAVLVIHHLGKDVSKGARGHTSLIGAADFIFKTVKKESSIEVVCQKMKEADDRTRMFLEPHVVTVDPGGEFPDSLILREVQRPMDDETTSILRQAKEYDGRGQGVFVKSVEEDLNIRDAYRKVKKMIPEGKHNAIDFEDGSLWIEPDPDNPQGVKTIRYERDFAETDADISDLLA